Proteins found in one Canis lupus baileyi chromosome 18, mCanLup2.hap1, whole genome shotgun sequence genomic segment:
- the LSMEM1 gene encoding leucine-rich single-pass membrane protein 1 isoform X3, translating into MTHCSPDAGSRGSPEGRKLYVVDSINDLHKLSLCPAGSQPLFRMCALPACWPSRLPGHLQTVAAAPQEELPDTRDPGHGGRGLFFMGLITVLIVSLALVSFVIFLTDWKQDG; encoded by the exons ATGACTCACTGCTCCCCGGATGCCGGCTCTCGGGGTTCGCCCGAGGGGAGGAAGCTGTACGTCGTGGACTCCATAAACGACCTACACAAGCTCAGCCTCTGTCCCGCCGGGTCACAGCCCCTGTTCCGTATGTGTGCCCTCCCAGCTTGCTGGCCCTCCCGGCTTCCAGGCCACCTGCAGACGGTCGCTGCTG CCCCCCAGGAGGAGCTCCCGGACACCCGCGACCCGGGACACGGCGGCCGGGGCCTGTTCTTTATGGGGCTGATAACTGTGCTGATTGTCAGCCTGGCGCTGGTCTCCTTCGTGATTTTTCTAACAG